The following are from one region of the Equus przewalskii isolate Varuska chromosome 21, EquPr2, whole genome shotgun sequence genome:
- the PLCG1 gene encoding 1-phosphatidylinositol 4,5-bisphosphate phosphodiesterase gamma-1 isoform X4, which yields MLATWPPGTSLLPCRAGERPELCRVSLPEFQQFLLEYQGELWAVDRLQVQEFMLSFLRDPLREIEEPYFFLDEFVTFLFSKENSVWNSQLDAVCPDTMNNPLSHYWISSSHNTYLTGDQFSSESSLEAYARCLRMGCRCIELDCWDGPDGMPVIYHGHTLTTKIKFSDVLHTIKEHAFVASEYPVILSIEDHCSIAQQRNMAQYFKKVLGDTLLTKPVDIAADGLPSPNQLKRKILIKHKKLAEGSAYEEVPTSVMYSENDISNSIKNGILYLEDPVNHEWYPHYFVLTSSKIYYSEETNSDQGNEDEEEPKETSGSTELHSNEKWFHGKLGAGRDGRHIAERLLTEYCIETGAPDGSFLVRESETFVGDYTLSFWRNGKVQHCRIHSRQDAGTPKFFLTDNLVFDSLYDLITHYQQVPLRCNEFEMRLSEPVPQTNAHESKEWYHASLTRAQAEHMLMRVPRDGAFLVRKRNEPNSYAISFRAEGKIKHCRVQQEGQTVMLGNSEFDSLVDLISYYEKHPLYRKMKLRYPINEEALEKIGTAEPDYGALYEGRNPGFYVEANPMPTFKCAVKALFDYKAQREDELTFTKSAIIQNVEKQEGGWWRGDYGGKKQLWFPSNYVEEMVSPAALEPEREHLDENSPLGDLLRGVLDVPACQIAIRPEGKNNRLFVFSISMASMAHWSLDVAADSQEELQDWVKKIREVAQTADARLTEGKMMERRKKIALELSELVVYCRPVPFDEEKIGTERACYRDMSSFPETKAEKYVNKAKGKKFLQYNRLQLSRIYPKGQRLDSSNYDPLPMWICGSQLVALNFQTPDKPMQMNQALFMAGGHCGYVLQPSTMRDEAFDPFDKSSLRGLEPCAICIEVLGARHLPKNGRGIVCPFVEIEVAGAEYDSTKQKTEFVVDNGLNPVWPAKPFHFQISNPEFAFLRFVVYEEDMFSDQNFLAQATFPVKGLKTGYRAVPLKNNYSEDLELASLLVKIDVFPAKQENGDLSPFSGTSLRERGSDASGQLFHGRAREGSFEARYQQPFEDFRISQEHLADHFDSRERRAPRRTRVNGDNRL from the exons ATGTTAGCCACCTGGCCACCAGGcacctcccttctcccctgcagggctggggagcGGCCAGAGCTCTGCCGAGTGTCACTTCCTGAGTTCCAGCAGTTTCTCCTCGAGTACCAGGGG GAGCTGTGGGCTGTTGACCGGCTCCAGGTGCAGGAGTTTATGCTCAGCTTCCTCAGAGACCCCTTGCGAGAGATTGAGGAGCCATACTTCTTCCTGGACGAG TTCGTCACCTTCCTATTCTCCAAAGAGAACAGTGTGTGGAACTCAcagctggatgcagtgtgccCAGACACCATGAACAACCCTCTCTCCCACTACTGGATCTCCTCCTCGCACAATAC GTATCTGACCGGGGACCAGTTCTCCAGCGAGTCCTCCCTGGAAGCCTATGCTCGCTGCCTGCGGATGGGCTGTCGCTGCATTGAGT TGGACTGTTGGGACGGCCCAGACGGGATGCCTGTCATTTACCACGGACACACCCTTACCACCAAGATCAAGTTCTCAGATGTCCTGCACACCATCAAGGAGCATGCCTTTGTGGCCTCAGA GTACCCGGTCATCCTGTCCATCGAGGACCACTGCAGTATTGCCCAGCAAAGGAACATGGCCCAGTACTTCAAGAAGGTGCTCGGGGACACACTCCTCACCAAGCCTGTGGACATCGCCGCAGATGGGCTGCCTTCACCCAATCAGCTCAAGAGGAAGATCCTTATCAAG CACAAGAAGCTGGCTGAGGGTAGTGCCTATGAGGAGGTGCCTACATCTGTGATGTACTCAGAGAACGACATCAGCAACTCCATCAAGAATGGCATCCTCTACCTGGAGGACCCTGTGAACCAT GAGTGGTATCCCCACTACTTTGTTCTGACCAGCAGCAAGATCTACTACTCTGAGGAGACCAACAGTGACCAGGGCaatgaggatgaggaggagcccaaggag ACCAGCGGCAGCACAGAGCTGCACTCCAACGAGAAGTGGTTCCATGGGAAGCTCGGGGCAGGACGGGACGGGCGGCACATCGCCGAGCGCCTGCTCACCGAGTACTGCATTGAGACCGGGGCCCCCGATGGCTCCTTCCTAGTGCGCGAGAGCGAGACCTTTGTGGGCGACTACACCCTCTCTTTCTG GCGGAACGGGAAAGTCCAGCACTGCAGGATCCACTCTCGGCAGGATGCTGGGACCCCCAAGTTCTTCTTAACAGACAACCTCGTCTTTGACTCCCTCTATGACCTCATCACACACTACCAGCAGGTGCCCCTGCGCTGCAACGAATTTGAGATGCGCCTCTCAGAGCCTGTCCCACAGACCAATGCCCACGAGAGCAAAGa GTGGTACCACGCAAGCCTGACCAGAGCACAGGCTGAGCACATGCTGATGCGTGTCCCCCGTGATGGTGCATTCCTGGTGCGGAAACGGAATGAGCCCAACTCTTACGCCATATCCTTCCG GGCCGAGGGCAAGATTAAGcattgccgtgtccagcaggagggCCAGACTGTGATGCTGGGCAACTCGGAGTTTGACAGCCTCGTTGACCTCATCAGCTACTATGAGAAGCATCCGCTGTACCGCAAGATGAAACTGCGCTATCCCATCAACGAGGAGGCGCtggagaagattggcacagct GAGCCTGACTACGGGGCCCTGTATGAGGGACGCAACCCTGGCTTCTATGTGGAAGCAAACCCTATGCCGACTTTCAAG TGTGCAGTTAAAGCCCTCTTTGACTacaaggcccagagagaggatgAGCTGACTTTCACCAAGAGCGCCATCATCCAGAATGTGGAGAAGCAAGAGGGAGGCTG GTGGCGAGGGGACTATGGTGGGAAGAAGCAGCTGTGGTTCCCATCCAACTACGTGGAAGAAATGGTCAGTCCAGCGGCCCTGGAGCCTGAAAGGGAG CACTTGGACGAGAACAGCCCTCTGGGGGACTTGCTGCGGGGGGTCTTGGATGTGCCAGCTTGTCAGATTG CCATCCGTCCTGAGGGCAAGAACAACCGGCTCTTCGTCTTCTCCATCAGCATGGCGTCCATGGCACACTGGTCCCTGGATGTTGCTGCTGACTCTCAGGAGGAGCTGCAGGACTGGGTGAAAAAGATCCGAGAAGTGGCCCAGACCGCAGATGCCAGG CTCACTGAGGGGAAGATGATGGAACGGAGGAAGAAGATTGCCCTGGAGCTCTCCGAGCTTGTTGTCTACTGCCGACCTGTTCCTTTTGATGAAGAGA AGATTGGCACAGAACGTGCCTGCTACCGGGACATGTCATCCTTTCCGGAAACCAAGGCTGAGAAATATGTGAACAAGGCCAAAGGCAAGAAGTTCCTCCAGTACAACCGGCTCCAGCTCTCCCGCATCTACCCCAAGGGCCAGCGGCTGGACTCCTCCAATTACGATCCCTTGCCCATGTGGATCTGTGGCAGTCAGCTGGTGGCCCTCAACTTCCAGACCCCAG ACAAGCCTATGCAGATGAACCAGGCCCTCTTCATGGCCGGCGGGCACTGTGGCTACGTGCTGCAGCCAAGCACCATGCGGGACGAGGCCTTCGACCCCTTTGACAAGAGCAGCCTCCGTGGGCTAGAGCCATGCGCCATCTGCATCGAG GTGCTGGGGGCCCGGCATCTGCCGAAGAATGGCCGAGGCATTGTGTGTCCTTTTGTGGAGATTGaggtggctggagctgagtaTGACAGCACCAAGCAGAAGACAGAGTTTGTGG TGGACAATGGACTGAACCCCGTGTGGCCAGCCAAGCCCTTCCACTTCCAGATCAGTAACCCCGAATTCGCCTTCCTGCGCTTTGTAGTGTATGAGGAAGACATGTTTAGTGACCAGAACTTCCTGGCCCAGGCTACTTTCCCGGTGAAAGGCCTGAAGACAG GATATAGAGCGGTGCCTTTGAAAAACAACTACAGTGAGGACCTGGAGCTGGCCTCCCTGCTCGTCAAGATCGACGTTTTCCCTGCCAAG CAGGAGAACGGCGACCTCAGTCCCTTCAGTGGTACGTCCCTGCGGGAACGGGGCTCTGATGCCTCGGGCCAGCTGTTTCATGGCCGGGCCCGGGAAGGCTCCTTTGAAGCCCGCTACCAGCAGCCATTTGAGGACTTTCGCATCTCCCAGGAGCACCTTGCAGACCATTTTGACAGTCGGGAACGAAG GGCCCCACGAAGGACTCGGGTCAACGGAGACAATCGCCTCTAG